In Cervus canadensis isolate Bull #8, Minnesota chromosome 6, ASM1932006v1, whole genome shotgun sequence, one DNA window encodes the following:
- the C6H15orf48 gene encoding normal mucosa of esophagus-specific gene 1 protein, producing MSFFQLLMKKKELIPLVFFMAVAATGASAFAVYSLRKTDVILDRKRNPEPWETVDPTVPTKLVTINQEWKPIEELQKVRRATR from the exons ATGAGCTTTTTCCAACTCCTgatgaaaaagaaggaa CTTATTCCTTTGGTGTTTTTCATGGCCGTGGCAgcgactggagcttcagcatttgCTGTGTATTCCCTTCGAAAAACCGATGTGAT cctTGATCGAAAAAGAAATCCAGAACCTTGGGAAACTGTGGATCCTACTGTACCTACAAAG cttgtaaCAATCAACCAAGAGTGGAAGCCCATTGAAGAGTTGCAAAAGGTCCGAAGGGCAACCAGGTGA